In Helianthus annuus cultivar XRQ/B chromosome 9, HanXRQr2.0-SUNRISE, whole genome shotgun sequence, the following are encoded in one genomic region:
- the LOC110875623 gene encoding uncharacterized protein LOC110875623: MFFTVLKIQRVFEQREGKDGTLKRISELHPSYLALQYPILFPYGDDGYRIDIPHRGVVDVINKKRPNCTMREFFAYRVQDRINQFSLILNSRRLFQQFLVDAYTMIESERLNYIRLQQKNLRSDSYESLCELRNKGQQDISKVGKRIFLPSSFTGGARYMMQNYLDAMAICKWFGCPDFFITITCNPKWPEVKRFLRDTNLKPEDRPDILSRFCYTIEFQKRGLPHAHLCLFLENESKLPTVDHVDPFITAEIPDEDEDAELYALVKDYMIHSPCGNANLSCPCMVDNKCSKGFPKNFQDHTTLDSNGFPIYKRRDNGSYAVKNGIDLDNRSVVPYNKKLLKRYQAHINVEWCNQDGSIKYLFKYINKGPDRATIAVVQHDNNNEQLEQDEVKEYYDCRYLSAWEASWRIFAYDVHYRTPSVMRLPFHLPGKQPVVFGPDEDINQVLNKPSVKASMFLSWMERNKDPNDTLARTLTYVQFPSWYVWKLDKRCWEPRQRHKSIGRIHAVSPSLGEAYYLRILLNKVKGPKSFDDIKTVDGKVYDTFRDACYALGLLDDDAEYIEAIKEANETGSPSYLRNLFATLLLTNMLSRPEVVWESTWRYMTDDFIYRLRKYHQLTALSIPDHQLKNYVLSEVEKFLARNNSSLKRFETMPYPDNASMSDSDNRLINEERIYDQTNLQVEFNNKLNLLTEGQRSKGQIVLNVASSGIASLLLSGGRTAHSRFRIPLNLTEDSVCHIKPDGDVARLLHETNLIIWDEAPMVHKHAFEALDRTMNDIFNIDTSNRSNIRFGGKVIVLGGDFRQILPVVPNGGRQEIVNASISSSYLWNTCKLLRLTKNMRLTVGSSASDAEEIKQFAKWLLDIGEGNVGGPNDGEASIEIPSDLLITDTSDPISTLIDFVYPSILENFNNQNYFSERAILAPKNEVVHEINDRLLSLFPGEEREYLSSDSLCQSENPNATQQKLYSPDVLNSLKVSGLPNHRLALKVGVPVMLLRNIDQQNGLCNGTRLQVKKMYNRVIEAEIISGGNIGTRTYIPRISLIPSDKKIPFEFQRRQFPLAVCFAMTINKSQGQSLSRVGLYLKQPVFTHGQLYVALSRVKTRQGVKLLILDNDGKPTNKTTNVVYKEVFRDL; this comes from the exons gtacTTTGAAAAGAATTAGTGAATTGCATCCTTCATACCTTGCACTTCAATATCCTATTTTATTCCCTTATGGAGATGATGGTTACAGAATTGACATCCCTCATCGAGGTGTCGTAGACGTAATCAATAAGAAACGTCCAAATTGTACAATGAGAGAGTTTTTTGCATATCGTGTGCAAGACAGAATTAATCAGTTTTCATTGATTCTAAATTCAAGGAGACTCTTTCAACAATTCTTGGTTGATGCGTATACTATGATTGAGAGCGAAAGGCTTAACTACATACGACTTCAACAAAAGAATCTAAGGTCAGATAGCTATGAAAGTCTATGTGAATTAAGAAATAAGGGCCAGCAAGACATATCTAAGGTTGGAAAACGAATCTTTTTGCCCTCTTCGTTTACCGGTGGCGCTAGATATATGATGCAAAATTATTTAGATGCCATGGCTATCTGTAAGTGGTTTGGTTGTCCGGATTTTTTTATAACCATCACGTGCAATCCAAAGTGGCCTGAGGTAAAAAGGTTTCTTAGAGACACAAATCTTAAACCTGAAGATAGGCCCGATATACTGAGCAgatt TTGTTACACAATCGAGTTTCAAAAGAGAGGATTGCCTCATGCCCACCTATGCTTATTCTTAGAAAATGAATCCAAACTTCCAACGGTAGACCATGTTGATCCATTTATAACTGCAGAAAtccctgatgaagatgaagatgcagAATTATATGCGCTTGTGAAAGACTATATGATTCATAGTCCATGTGGTAACGCTAATTTAAGTTGTCCATGTATGGTTGACAATAAGTGTTCGAAGGGTTTTCCAAAGAATTTTCAAGATCATACTACACTGGATTCAAATGGATTCCCAATATACAAAAGAAGAGATAATGGTTCTTATGCAGTAAAAAATGGAATCGACTTAGACAACAGAAGTGTTGTGCCATACAACAAAAAACTTTTGAAACGCTACCAGGCACATATAAATGTTGAGTGGTGCAATCAAGACGGATCaattaaatatttgtttaaatatataaACAAAGGCCCTGATAGAGCAACCATTGCTGTTGTCCAACATGATAATAACAATGAACAACTAGAACAAGACGAGGTCAAAGAATATTATGATTGTAGGTATCTATCGGCTTGGGAGGCATCTTGGAGGATCTTCGCCTATGATGTGCATTACAGGACTCCTTCTGTTATGAGGCTGCCTTTCCATCTTCCCGGAAAACAACCTGTTGTTTTTGGACCCGACGAGGATATTAATCAAGTCCTTAACAAACCATCTGTCAAAGCTTCAATGTTTCTTTCCTGGATGGAACGTAACAAAGACCCGAATGACACATTGGCCCGTACACTTACATATGTTCAGTTTCCAAGTTGGTATGTATGGAAGCTTGATAAACGTTGTTGGGAACCTAGACAAAGACATAAGTCAATTGGGAGAATTCACGCTGTAAGTCCGTCTCTTGGGGAAGCATATTATTTAAGAATTCTTCTTAACAAAGTGAAAGGACCAAAATCTTTTGATGATATTAAAACAGTTGATGGTAAGGTATATGATACATTTAGAGATGCATGTTATGCACTCGGTCTTTTGGACGATGACGCTGAATACATTGAGGCAATCAAGGAAGCAAATGAAACAGGATCCCCTTCGTATCTTCGTAATTTATTTGCTACTTTGCTATTAACAAATATGTTGTCCAGACCTGAGGTTGTATGGGAAAGCACATGGAGATACATGACAGACGACTTTATCTATAGACTTAGAAAATATCATCAACTTACAG CTTTATCAATTCCAGATCATCAGCTTAAAAACTACGTTTTGAGtgaagttgaaaaattcttaGCCAGGAACAACTCATCACTCAAAAGATTTGAGACAATGCCGTACCCAGATAATGCGTCTATGTCTGATTCAGacaatcgtttgattaacgaGGAGCGTATCTACGACCAAACGAATCTTCAAGTTGAATTTAATAATAAACTTAATTTGCTAACTGAGGGGCAACG ATCAAAAGGTCAAATTGTATTAAACGTTGCTTCAAGTGGCATCGCGTCGTTGTTATTGTCTGGTGGCAGGACCGCGCATTCCAGGTTTCGTATTCCATTGAATCTTACAGAGGATTCAGTTTGTCATATAAAACCTGATGGAGATGTTGCTAGACTACTACACGAAACAAACTTGATTATATGGGATGAAGCGCCTATGGTCCATAAGCATGCATTCGAAGCGTTGGATAGAACAATGAACGACATTTTCAATATCGACACTTCCAACAGATCAAACATCCGCTTTGGAGGAAAGGTTATTGTTTTAGGAGGCGATTTTAGACAGATCCTTCCTGTTGTTCCAAATGGTGGAAGACAAGAGATTGTCAATGCCTCAATAAGTTCGTCTTATCTGTGGAATACATGTAAGTTGCTGAGACTAACAAAAAACATGAGGTTAACAGTTGGAAGTTCAGCATCGGACGCTGAAGAAATAAAACAATTTGCCAAATGGCTTTTGGATATAGGTGAGGGAAATGTTGGTggtccaaatgatggagaagcGTCAATTGAAATACCAAGCGACCTTCTAATCACTGATACATCGGATCCCATTTCAACTTTAATTGATTTTGTGTATCCTTCAATTCTCGAAAACTTCAACAATCAGAATTATTTCAGTGAGAGGGCTATACTTGCACCTAAGAACGAGGTTGTGCATGAAATTAATGATCGGTTGTTGTCACTATTCCCAGGCGAAGAACGAGAGTATCTTAGTTCAGACAGTCTTTGTCAGTCTGAAAATCCAAACGCTACACAACAAAAACTATACTCTCCTGATGTGCTTAATAGTCTTAAAGTATCCGGCTTACCTAATCATAGGCTAGCACTAAAAGTAGGCGTGCCGGTGATGCTATTACGTAACATTGACCAACAAAATGGTCTTTGCAATGGTACACGACTACAAGTCAAAAAAATGTATAACCGTGTAATAGAAGCCGAGATAATATCCGGAGGGAACATAGGCACTCGCACTTATATACCAAGGATTAGTTTGATACCTTCTGATAAAAAAATTCCTTTTGAGTTTCAAAGGAGACAATTTCCGTTGGCTGTTTGTTTCGCAATGACTATTAACAAGAGTCAGGGACAATCACTGTCTAGAGTTGGTCTGTATCTGAAGCAACCAGTTTTCACCCATGGTCAGCTGTATGTTGCTTTATCAAGAGTTAAAACCAGACAAGGAGTTAAACTTCTGATTTTGGACAATGACGGCAAACCTACTAATAAAACGACAAATGTAGTTTACAAAGAAGTATTTCGTGACTTGTGA